The sequence ttgaattttgaattattgaaaTTTTGAACTCGAAGGTAATTCCTAAGATTTGTTGGTAAAATGCAAAAGTAGGTGAAGTTGAATGAAGGGACGATAGAGCGCTTACCTAGCACGCTTAGAATGTATCTAATTGGAAGATTAAATTAAGAGAGGAACAAAATATGTCTGAAACAATGAAAATGCAAGTTTATCATTTGAAAAGttggtgatatttattttgccaaaaggaagtaggtacctatagcagCTACTTAAGTAGTTTGTTGATATAAATCATGGGTTagagtaaaataactataaatttGTATTGTAGTCTCATCGTTAGAATCTTCAATTTCTTAGCTAAATAGTCTGTGGGGTCATTTGtcgctttttattttaaattaagtacttaagtaggaAGCAAGTAGGTTTTAAGGTAAGGTAAGGTATATCGTCAAAAAATATTGGCATTTACCATGTTACGGAAGTGGTTGGACCGTGTTTATCCAATACTGGAAGCATTTTATAACTACAAATAATTAGATATCACGACAAGAGACAAGTGTTATATTCAAGAATGtgtgtaggtacgagtaggtaggggAAGTCCGGGAGACTTACTCAGATGGGAGAGTTGAACCACCTTTTAAAATTCAGCTTAAATTTCGCGCTAATGAAACGTCAGGACGGTCATTGGAAAAGCGTGGGAGGCCAATAACCAGCACGCCGCCATTTTTTACAATGGCCGGTTTGTTTGGCTATTAGGCTCGGAAAAGTGTTTTTGTTACGACggagtaaattttattaatttatgtatttttgagATTGCGGCCGTGTTTATAGAGTTACGTATTGTGTGTTATTACTATTGTACTACCTGATTATTGTAGTTTGACATGtgctaagtatttttttgctaagattgattgttttttctgtgagtaaaatttaatgtcaaagtAGTATATGCGGGAGAGTTGAACCATGGCGGGTGCGGGAGATATGACCAGTGGTTCATGTCTCCCTCTACAGTGTTTGTATGcgaaaatatgaagttttatttaataaatttagaaatttagaaagaaaacttttaaaactaaacaaGGTTCGAAACAAAAAGCCCAGAGAAAGAAAACTGGAAAAggctaaaaaaaataaaaatgttaatgatgataGTGAAACCGAGTGTGAAGACGTATGTGAAGATGTTGCGTACGCTGATAGTTCCAGTAATAGTGATTTTGCAGAATTCCTGACGTGAATGATCGTTGGTATTGTTTTGTTTGCACATCAGAAGAAATTATGACTATACGTTTATGTGGTTTATGCCGAAGATATTATGTCCATGAGATATGCGTAGGAGTTACACAAGATATTGATGAAAAGGTTAAGAAAGACCAACAAATTTGATTAAAGAAacgttataaatatatttaactttgttggcgaaatgtttaataattatattgattgtggaatgttaaagaatatgttgaaattttcttttttttagggttccgtaccacaaaaggaaaaacggaacccttataggtaggtcgtacagcacaagtacaggaataaatctgaaaaccgcgaatttgtggttacatcattaaaaaaaaattaaaatgtgtttcaattttcaaaataagataactataccaagtgggatatcatatgaaagggctttacctgcacattctaaaacagatttttatttatttttatgtataatagtttttgatttatcgtgcaaaatgttggaaaaaaattccGAGTCCGCAAGTCTGACTCACAtcagttttttctttataagAAAAGCAATagctttgtttatttataatttaatttcattttgtgatGTTTTGTTTAGTATATCTGTATTTTAAgctacaaaatgtttttatttttccctTTAAAATGCTATGTTCAACTCTCCCCAGACCCCGGTTCAAGTGTCCCTCGGGGTGGGGAGAGTTGACCCAAATCCCATTTTTCATTCATATATATATAACATATTTCAGTATTATAATTTCGAAAAAGTAATTATGCATAAgtaatcctaaataaataagctaCTGTTTATAATTACAATTGAATCACTAAGCCTCATTTATAAGAAAATACGACACTTTAAGCAAAAAGCGGTTCACCTCTCCCGGACTTCCCCTACAtgtgataaaaaaatttaaatacaattcATAAAACTCCACAAAATGACAAAACACAGCGCCTTGCTCTTCAACTTTTACCTTTTACTTAAATTATTCCTTTTATTTTAAGTAGAACAAAAATAGAGTAGGTAAGCATAAGTCATGAGCATGACTCGTGAGGATGTTATCCTGATAAAGTGTATATAGGATCAGTAtggtgaaataaaataaaattgaatgaaaatatatcTACATTAAGTATTAGGTATTAAACACCAAAAtaatatgcaaaaaaataacGTAAGAAATGCTCGTAGCAGTGTCATGACTTGATCGCTTTTCCTGCAAATAGAGAGTTTGTAGGGCGGGCGGCGTAGAGCATGCCGTAGAAATATGTTATGTGCAAGTGTATGAtgcactttttaaattttgtatagtTATAAAGATCTCCTCTAtcatacaaattaaataaaacatacaacataacaaacatacattggtcatttatttaatttaatcctaataataatttttatatttttatgtaaacgaGTTTCACTTCGTAATTGTTTTGTTACAAATTCTATGCTTAGACTCTATTGTAAACTAATTTTCTATTGGAAATCTTAGTGAAAAATTTTAGCGAAAATTCGTAAGTAAAGTTCCGTATAACCTACAGGTTAGGTTATACGGAATACCTACTGATAATACATTCGTACAAAAAACGCaatgaatattttttctagGCTGCGGTCGCATTCAGCAGATACACGAATTCAGGTTTCAGATCAGATACTTATTCAGCATTGAAAACTTTTTCACGCAATAACTTAAATATTACACTGGAGAAAAATCATTTCAATCCAATTACCTTATTAGCGTCTGAAAATATTTTGCCGCGCTGTGGGCGGGAACTTTCCCGCCTAACTGTTTACGATAAGCGCGGTCACCGCGCGGCCATTATCACGACACACACGACCGTCCAGCCACACGTCGCGATCACGACTGTCGTGTAATCGCTCAGAAACCGCCCTCGCCAAACAAAACCCCACCCGTAAAGAGCATTTTAGCACGCGCCACCCCCTCCCCGCGCCCTGATTTAATAGCGAACGCGGGCACTGATTCACTTAGCGGAACGCAACTACCAAAATCCTCTATCTCCGTTCCACACCCGTAGAAACAATCTCACCTCCCGTTCTCCCATGGACAGCAAAGTTGAGCGAAGGAGCGAGACAGCGACGGCCGCGGACACTTCTTTCCTCCAACTCGATTTGCATGCGGGGGTCGCTCGGCAAACTTTATGTCCTCGTTTCGTAAATTATTTATACGTTTGGAAATACTTTTAACGGCGTACTCGGGACACCGAAAAAAAAAGGATCCACACACGTGCCAATTTCAATTCCGTCAATCTTTGGGACTCTACAGACGTCTCAACCTGCAAGTTCAACTCACGTTTCAAACTTGTTGATAAAGTCGACGGTTGAGTTGGGTGACTATGCAACCAACTCACGCACGTGACTATGAGCCGGGTCCGATATAGGCCTCGACGTAGTGACTAACAGGTGACGAAGCATTTTAGATGATTGAAACTTTTGTGAATACTTAAGTATTGAATATTGATGTTAATATAAAACCACGCTTTTATAGTAAAGAAAAAAGTAATATTTCCCTTTGCAAACTTTTTCCTTAAGAGAGAAATTTTATTCTAAGTTAAACGAACCAAAACTATACTTACTGTTGGCCGGATCCGATATTGACATTGACAGTATCTAATGACGAAGCATTTTAGATGATTGAAACTTTTGTGAATACCTATGTTTTGATGTTAGTATAAACCACGCTTTTAAAGAAAAAGTCCTATTTCCCTTTGGAAACTTTTTCCTTCAGagttaaattttattctaagttAAACCAACCAAAACtgagtacctacgtacctatctATAGTTTATTTCTAAACCTTTTTCTACTAAGTACTAAGCACTCTCTTACGAACCCAACTTAACAAAGACAGAAAGTTAGATTGAAATTTCAAGTTGGCACGTCTGTAGAAGTATAAAAGATTGAGATAATGAAAACAACAATTAAGTGACCAACCGATCAGATTACTGTGTGATTTCTCCATCCTCTGCAATCAGTCCAACAACTTAATCATGTAGGTATcgataacttaaaactaaactataggtaggtacctaagtacaatGAAAAAGGCGTGCAAAAAGGAAAACAACAACTAAATCGGTACATTCCTAAATCTATTTTCAACTTAATAGGGATGTAAATTGGAATTGTATGTTGGCACGTCTGTAGACACTTAAAGGTCGAGTGACCAACCGATCAGACGATAATCCAATTAGTCAATGCTCTCTGATCAATTCGATTCTTAATAAAGTATCATCAACTCAACTAGCTTAAACTTCAGAGTGTGAATTATTGCAAATAAGCACGTCTGTCGACGCGTAAAGATTGAGTGAATGAGAACGAGAACTAAGTAACCAACCGTTCAGACGATAATCCAATTTGTCAATATTCTCTGATCAATTCGATTCTTAATAAAGTAGCATCAACTAGCTTAAACTTTAGGGTGTGAATTATTGCAAATCAGCTCGTCTGTCGATGCGTAAAGATTGAGTGAATGAGAACGAGAATTAAGTAACCGACCGTTCagacgataataataatttaataatttattgatacttatacatacatgagttacatagcaagattgagattcctaccttctgcactaggaaatacctgtattgcagaaggtaggagtacaaagtttaaagttttcttaattaatttctaatattcaaactaggctaaaattatagatgactgtgtatgtgtgtctgtgtgtgtgtgcacttgtgtttgtttgtgtgggcgtgtgtgtgtgtatgtgtgtgtgcgcgcgcgcgcgtgtgtgtgtgtgtgtgtgtgtgtgtgtgtgtgtgtgtgtgtgtgtgtgtgtgtgtgtgtgtgtgtgtgggtgtgatAATCCAATTTGTCAATATTCTCTGATCAATTCGATTCTTAGTAAAATATCATCAAATACTTAGCTTAAAACTTTAAAGTGTGAATTAATGCAAATCGGCACGTCTGTCGACGCGTAAAGATTGAGTGAATGAGAACGAGAATTAAGTGACCGGCCGGTCAGATTACTGCGCGGGACGATAATCCAATTTGTCCATGCTCTCTGATCAGTTCGGAAACTTAATTTGGTCGTTACTCGATCCTCCTTCAATGCAAATTGAATTGACGACAACTTTTCTTTTGAGTTTGATTACGAAATTAAGATATTAGGGCTTTTGTTGTTGGTGGGCTTCGTAGCACTTCGTAGCAGTGAGTCGTAGACGTATCTACTAGATCGTAGAGCGtatttacttaataagtaattataatttatgattACCTATTCTTGAGTTTCTTTCCCTtgtaaaagtacctacatacggTCTTAGTAAGTTACATAAGTACtaggtgatattaaaatatacacctacctactgtaaaatCCATGATAATGAGTTCGACGAATATTATTCAAATGCGGAAATGTACCTACGTGCTTGTTAGTCTGTCTGGTCGTACACGTCGCAtcggagttttttttaaatggcattttaaaaacaagctaagcggataaagtcgcgggcttcatttaggtaatatataataaatataatgtgagctaataaatataaaaagagctttgactattttttttttgtagagcATGTAACTTAGGGTGCAATTAcctacacctgtaagttttacctAATCACTTAAGTAGCTtccatgattaacttacgacaaaactAATGTAAGCACTCTTATAAGTGTCATTTACCTTAGTAAAGTTGTCAATTAAATCAAGTaagctacttacctacctacgtgagtaaaacttacaagtgtaatcgCGGCCTTGTAAGATGATTCTTAGTCTTAGGTGACCTAcgtttaagtaggtaggtaggtacttacttgagtAGGAAAACCCATCTTACTGCATTATTACACCGAGATGGATAGCCGAAGTAAAGTATTAAGCTATCATCGATAACAAAGTATGAAATATAACTAGAACCCCTAATGCAACAGCATTAACAAATTAAACTAAGACAATCCTAAACAAACTTATCTCAATGTCGATAACATCTGACCAAAATAACACACCAGTTTCAACCTTACCCCAATAGACATAACTAACTCGGATTACAGACAAGAGATTTTCAACAGTAAACAAATCTTTGGCAAGGTGTAAGTGACAATAAAACGATAGCTTAGTCGGGGCCGTCTTCAAGTGGAACGATGGGATGGGGGGTACTGTAGGTTAGAGAAGGGGGAAGGAGGTGGAGTCATATATCCGTCTCCCTCTGGCGGGTCGCTAGTCGCGCTCATccgttttatttcttgtttggCCATTGCGCCTTCCCCATTtgctacataatttattttgagcGTACCGCATTTAAAAAATTGGCTCCACACCCGTATTTAGGCGGCAAAATGGAGTTTGCGGACGCTGGAGTCggcaaaatgataataatatggtaaATGATTACATTTGGACGGTCTTTTGCGCAATCGCTTAATGGCGCGACGAGTCGACGACTAATGCTCTTAAGGAGAATTTATGCTGAAATTATTCCGTTGTTACCCTACTACGCCTAAGCATTGTAACCAAAAGTGGTAGTATGGTTTAAAGACAAATGTATTacttactagagaatgcccgcgacgtccgcatggatttaggtttttaaagatcccgtgggaactgtttgattttccgggacataatgtctatgtcaattacatggacgcaagctacctcggtacctaccaaatttcatacaaatcggttaagcggatgggtttttaggaatcccgtgggaactctttgattttccgggataaaaagtagcctatgtccgtccccgggatattagctaaccctgtaccaaatttcatcagaatcggttaaactgttgggccgtgaataggtagcagacagacagacagacagacacactttcgcatttataataagtaagtattagtatggatagtaagtactacctacctacctaagtacctaagtagtacctacttattttacattttgtCCGGTGGTAGGTAGGTTTCAGCAGAAAGCAAACGAAAATTCGTCTTTGCTATGAAACTCAAATGTCAAAAGCAAAACCCataagtaactaagtaggtacctatcggaTTTTGTCCCCTACATAACAAgtcgtaaaaaaattataaaatgacgCCCACGGCTGGACATAACTCTCTTTTACACACAACACTGAAGCTGACATGTCTGAAAATCagctgtttaattttaattacaattttaagtaaatttacatttaaataagactacaattattgtaaaacaaCTGTAATCAAAGTGTATTTTGTGATAAATCATAATTTCAATACCGATCTACTGCCAACCAGCACCAGTGAGACGGACTTGTGAGCGGTGTGACGTGATTCAATAACCTATAACGGACTTTTACCGGGGGAGtatctgttattattttatacaacttaTTCAGTAATCCAACACTCCCTACACGATAGGTATTCGTACATACTCGAGAATCTCGAGACACGTCCCTCCACACACTTAGGCAAAACTTGTTCTCACTTTGCTTGACTTACAGTGGAAGTGAAGTTGAAGAATGATCTGTACAGTCTGTACCTACTGCCTCAGACAAAACTAACATTCCACTGTACACATAATGATTACAGTACGACATAGTCCACCTGAGTTAGGTATAAATAGTTATTAGGCATAGTGTAAGTCTGACTAAATTTTCCTATGGCCTCTTTATTTGTGTTTgcatcaagtacctacttattacttgtttagtttattttatgatataggTAATAAACCTAGTCAACATACCAGGAAActaattttaacttttcttcCTAGTCTATTAACTTATCTCACCTTTGTTATCTCGCTGTCTCTCATCCTCTCTCTGCTAGACTCCTAACACTTTCCATTTCCTTCACTTACATATATCTATTGGTGTGTTTCAGGTATATAGTACAAGATGGCTCCTATGTTCACCAGAAAAGCTGCCGCTCTTGAAGAACAACAGAAACTGAAAAATGCTTTACacgaaataaaatcactgaaacaattaaataccCAACTACTGAAGGAACAAGATGAAAGTGAAGCTGAGATGAGGATCATTATTGCTAGGAACTCACAGTTAAAGTCTGAACTTGCAAACCTGCACAACGCTCATACTTTGTTATCAGAGGAGCGCGACCAACTTCAGTTGGCAGTAGGGTCGTTCAATCAGTGCATACAAACTTATGAAGAGGCTCTGGGAAAGATATCTATGTTAGAGGATGAATTAAGCCAATCTCAACAGTTAATTTGTGACCTTCAGTCACAAATAGCAAGttatgaaacacaaaaaacaaataacttgtaTGATGAGCTGCTTGCTTCATCCTCAACAGCACCAGTGGTGACAATTGACCTGACCTGTGACAGCCCTTGTGCTGCTAATAATAAGCCACATTCAGAAACTATCCATTTAAatagtcacaaaaaaattaaaaaatacatcaaaattggtaaattaattaaaaaaacgaaaaaattaataaaatttcagaaattatgtaataaaaacattaggcttagaaaagaacgttcagatttattaaataagctcaatacatattgttcctcactgcaagagatgagagttcaatatgaaactgacgttcggagtcttaatgaggagattctaaaactggaaaactccttgaaaacagttacttcccagtacgagctgtcacagaaacaggtcggtgagcatatactggccgctgatgagctgttagccttaagtaattataatatagatcgtcttgactctctgattaatagatgtgagtgctcaaataaggttccggacgaaatgccagtggacagtcagtgtataggacaacaaaaaggctgtgaaaacaatggttcctcgttacattgccctcagcggaaaacatttgttgtttcagatggattgggaaaagactttggtcatttaataagtaataaattacatcaaacagtgatcaacatatgtaacccaggggcaccatatgaatatataattgaaaatttaaaaggctgctgtttagataaatatagtacagttgtcttgttgataggtgacagcatgcaaataacaaaaaaacaaattttaagaagttttgcatacctattggacctacaagaaaatacgggttgtaaattcatattgtgcacttttccttactcttgcactttaaccccagcacaaaataggtatgtctataaactcaacatgcttattaataatttaagttttggccatagggattatattcacataatagacacgaataattttataaaaaaattttcactgacaaaggatacaatgtacttgccccttagttataagaaacaaatagctaccttggtagcttgtaatatacaagacacagctatttttagcttgagttcttttgaaaacggtacatgttgtactaataatatagacctaattagtaatactactaattccagtttttttacgttggatacaaactattataatagtttggatacaaatagttgcatggacactactgtaaacagtaataagattttaaactaagtagtgcgacaacagataagctatgtaaaatcaatcttgtacaccaaaatattcagggcttatctggcaaagaacatgagatagaactatttattaaaaaatttgatattgacatcttatgcctcactgagcattggctcaatagttatcaattaatagtaaatttaaaacattatcaattgtcaagtgcgttctctagaaagaaagctatacgcggagggtctttaatattaacccgcaacaatatcaattataaagaacggaaagacattgttaatctttcattggaacgcactattgagctgtcctgtgttgagctggagcgctatattgtcgtctgcgtgtaccgacccccctcaggtgactttgttctgtttgaggacgttatggaagaggccttgaggcggatatgtaggtcatcaaaaaagatattagtttgtggagacttcaatattgatattttgcttcacacttcttttactgacagattactcaatttatttaaaagctttaatttacagaaaattttcaatgaaccaacacggataactgcaaattcagccacttgtatagataacattttctgtgactgtaagattgtcgcaaaatcgatcatgacgaatctaagatccgatcactgtggacaaatgatatctgttcccagtgataatcaagacataacaaagttaataaagtataggccagtaaccactaaaaaggtagagcagttcaaactaaaggttttaactgctttacctaaacttgactttactcagggtggtccggatgaacactataatgctttttttgatctcataaactctcaatttaattctacctttaaaattgtagaaaaaaaactgtttaaaaatcttaaatttagtgactgggctactgttggcatctataaaagtagaaataagttgttcgacttgta comes from Maniola jurtina chromosome 17, ilManJurt1.1, whole genome shotgun sequence and encodes:
- the LOC123874049 gene encoding uncharacterized protein LOC123874049, which encodes MAPMFTRKAAALEEQQKLKNALHEIKSLKQLNTQLLKEQDESEAEMRIIIARNSQLKSELANLHNAHTLLSEERDQLQLAVGSFNQCIQTYEEALGKISMLEDELSQSQQLICDLQSQIASYETQKTNNLYDELLASSSTAPVVTIDLTCDSPCAANNKPHSETIHLNSHKKIKKYIKIGKLIKKTKKLIKFQKLCNKNIRLRKERSDLLNKLNTYCSSLQEMRVQYETDVRSLNEEILKLENSLKTVTSQYELSQKQVGEHILAADELLALSNYNIDRLDSLINRCECSNKV